From Neosynechococcus sphagnicola sy1, the proteins below share one genomic window:
- a CDS encoding CsbD family protein, with product MSLIDRAKATDKNIKGKVQEGVGDLTGDPKLQAEGQEKQAEAKVRNSVEDVKDRVKEITD from the coding sequence ATGAGTTTAATTGATAGAGCGAAAGCAACAGACAAAAATATCAAAGGTAAAGTTCAAGAAGGAGTAGGCGATCTGACTGGCGATCCAAAACTTCAGGCAGAGGGTCAGGAAAAACAGGCAGAGGCAAAAGTTCGTAACTCGGTTGAAGATGTAAAAGATAGAGTCAAAGAAATTACGGACTAA